A single genomic interval of Methanorbis rubei harbors:
- a CDS encoding 50S ribosomal protein L30e: MDFNLSLRRAIKTGKVVLGQNSVEKIIADNKAELVIVAHNAPEKVRAMLAAAENLPLYEFSGSSRQLGKECGRDHMISVLAIVEAGESDILSLKRA; this comes from the coding sequence ATGGATTTCAACTTATCCCTGAGAAGGGCAATCAAGACCGGTAAGGTCGTCTTAGGACAGAACAGCGTCGAAAAGATCATTGCAGACAACAAAGCAGAACTTGTTATCGTTGCACACAATGCACCGGAAAAAGTTCGCGCAATGCTTGCAGCAGCAGAGAACCTCCCGCTCTACGAATTTAGCGGCAGCTCCCGTCAGCTCGGCAAAGAGTGCGGTCGTGACCACATGATCAGCGTTCTTGCAATCGTCGAAGCAGGCGAATCCGACATTCTCAGCCTTAAGAGAGCATAA
- the hisA gene encoding 1-(5-phosphoribosyl)-5-[(5-phosphoribosylamino)methylideneamino]imidazole-4-carboxamide isomerase, with protein MEVFPAVDVLRGMCVQLVQGERSTATVYGTPLENAQKWISLGAKNLHVVNLDGAFSASFENARVIREVVSETDVFVQVGGGIRSIADARGWLDAGVDRIIVSTFATKEPQSISALAKEFGSDRIMAGVDARAGEIAVSGWQETAGDYIEWAQLFEQLGAGSLLYTNVDVEGLQAGIAVEPVKALIDAVSVPVVVAGGVSSTADVSALKSFGAFGCVLGSSLYSGKISLQDALKEANV; from the coding sequence ATGGAAGTTTTCCCTGCGGTTGATGTTCTGCGCGGCATGTGCGTTCAGCTGGTGCAGGGTGAGCGGTCTACGGCGACTGTGTATGGCACTCCTCTTGAGAACGCACAAAAATGGATCAGTCTTGGAGCGAAAAATCTCCATGTGGTGAATCTTGACGGTGCGTTTTCTGCGTCTTTTGAAAATGCCCGGGTTATCCGTGAGGTTGTTTCTGAGACTGATGTGTTTGTGCAGGTCGGCGGCGGCATCCGCAGTATTGCGGATGCCCGCGGCTGGCTTGATGCAGGCGTCGATCGGATTATTGTAAGTACGTTTGCGACAAAGGAGCCGCAGTCGATCTCGGCTCTTGCGAAGGAGTTCGGGTCTGACCGGATTATGGCGGGCGTTGATGCCCGTGCCGGTGAGATTGCGGTGTCCGGCTGGCAGGAGACGGCTGGCGACTATATCGAGTGGGCACAGTTGTTTGAGCAGCTTGGTGCAGGTTCTCTTTTGTACACGAATGTGGATGTGGAGGGTTTGCAGGCAGGTATTGCGGTAGAGCCGGTGAAGGCTCTGATTGATGCGGTGTCTGTTCCGGTGGTTGTTGCCGGCGGGGTTAGTTCGACTGCTGATGTTTCGGCGCTGAAAAGTTTCGGCGCTTTTGGCTGCGTGCTTGGGTCGTCGCTTTACAGCGGTAAGATTAGCCTGCAGGACGCGCTAAAGGAGGCGAATGTATGA
- a CDS encoding TATA-box-binding protein, with protein sequence MDGKTYDSLKIENIVASGVIADEINLADIAEKIDGCELNTKRFPGAVYRIDEPRMASLIFSSGKVVLTGIRNESALQDGLEIILKSLKEAGVKTLDVPKVAVTNIVCSYDIGKFINLNRVVATLSLEAIEYEPEQFPGLVYRIKDPKIVALLFSSGKIILTGGKNLDDVRRGLDFLEERLENILKEQK encoded by the coding sequence ATGGATGGGAAAACATACGATTCGCTGAAGATCGAAAATATCGTTGCGTCCGGCGTAATCGCAGATGAGATTAACCTGGCAGATATTGCCGAGAAAATTGACGGGTGCGAGCTCAATACCAAACGGTTCCCGGGTGCGGTCTACCGTATTGATGAACCGAGAATGGCATCGCTGATCTTTTCGTCCGGCAAGGTTGTGCTTACCGGTATCAGAAACGAGTCGGCTCTTCAGGACGGTCTTGAGATCATTCTGAAGTCTCTGAAAGAGGCAGGCGTGAAAACGCTTGATGTGCCAAAGGTCGCGGTGACGAACATCGTCTGTTCGTACGATATCGGGAAGTTCATCAACCTGAACCGCGTGGTTGCAACGCTGTCGCTTGAGGCTATTGAGTACGAGCCGGAACAGTTCCCGGGCCTTGTCTACCGCATTAAGGATCCGAAGATTGTTGCACTGCTGTTCTCGTCCGGCAAGATCATCTTAACCGGCGGAAAGAATCTTGATGATGTCCGCCGCGGTCTTGACTTCCTCGAGGAACGTCTGGAAAATATCTTAAAAGAGCAGAAATAA
- a CDS encoding damage-control phosphatase ARMT1 family protein gives MRLAPECRACLLSRVVAEAGYAGADEDTVDRVRELCTQLYDSRASEPIGASVIAGAVHRRCYEMIGSADPYSELKVQDNAVAMRVAEAVAPMLSDVHDYFVAAVIGNAMDYGVAGHEIAKDFTKYFREMFERGLAQDDTEKILALADRVVYCTDNCGEVIFDRMLCEALKRRGSHVTIVVKDQPMLNDVTMKEAEDLRLSEVCDAALHAGGGAQLGLHPDMYPPEVTDAMRNATLIISKGLANYESLTEYEGLPPVAYLMTVKCEPVARHVGAKKGDLIAVLR, from the coding sequence ATGAGACTTGCGCCGGAATGCAGAGCATGTCTGCTCTCAAGGGTTGTTGCAGAGGCAGGGTATGCGGGAGCTGATGAGGATACTGTTGATAGAGTGCGGGAGTTGTGTACGCAACTGTACGATTCACGGGCAAGTGAGCCGATAGGGGCATCGGTTATTGCAGGAGCGGTGCACCGACGCTGTTATGAGATGATCGGGTCAGCTGATCCGTATAGTGAATTGAAGGTGCAGGATAATGCGGTTGCGATGAGAGTTGCAGAGGCCGTCGCGCCGATGCTTTCTGATGTGCATGATTATTTTGTTGCTGCAGTGATTGGGAATGCGATGGATTACGGGGTTGCAGGGCATGAGATCGCGAAGGATTTTACGAAGTATTTCCGTGAGATGTTTGAGCGCGGCCTTGCGCAGGATGATACGGAGAAAATTCTCGCGCTTGCGGACCGCGTGGTGTACTGTACTGACAACTGCGGCGAGGTGATTTTTGATCGGATGCTCTGCGAGGCTCTTAAGAGACGCGGGAGTCATGTGACGATTGTGGTGAAGGATCAGCCGATGCTGAATGATGTGACGATGAAGGAGGCAGAGGATCTGCGATTGTCTGAGGTTTGTGATGCGGCGCTGCATGCAGGCGGCGGTGCGCAACTTGGTCTGCATCCGGATATGTATCCACCGGAGGTTACTGACGCTATGCGAAATGCTACGCTGATTATTTCAAAGGGGCTTGCGAATTACGAAAGCCTGACCGAGTATGAGGGTCTGCCGCCGGTTGCATATCTGATGACGGTGAAGTGCGAGCCGGTCGCCCGGCATGTGGGGGCAAAGAAAGGCGATCTGATTGCGGTGCTGCGATAG
- the hisB gene encoding imidazoleglycerol-phosphate dehydratase HisB: protein MTRRAEFSRVTKETAIDLMFDPDVSGEIMIDTGLAFLDHMLNAFARHGGFSLKVSAKGDLAVDAHHTIEDIGIVLGTAISQSVGEGRGIKRFSHAIIPMDESRATAAIDVSGRGYLVMDGAFTGISTGGIPNDLFEHFLYSLCMNARITAHVIFSGVNDHHKCEAIFKAFGVALGESLAVVPGRDDVPSTKGTL from the coding sequence ATGACAAGAAGAGCTGAGTTTTCCCGTGTTACGAAGGAGACTGCAATTGATCTGATGTTTGATCCTGATGTTTCAGGTGAGATTATGATTGATACCGGTCTTGCGTTTTTGGATCATATGCTGAATGCGTTTGCCCGCCACGGCGGTTTTTCCCTGAAGGTTTCGGCAAAAGGCGATCTGGCTGTGGATGCCCATCATACGATTGAGGATATCGGTATTGTTCTTGGAACAGCGATTAGTCAGTCGGTCGGCGAGGGTCGCGGTATTAAGCGGTTTTCGCATGCGATTATTCCAATGGATGAGTCGCGTGCGACCGCTGCGATTGATGTTTCCGGACGCGGCTATCTGGTGATGGATGGTGCGTTCACGGGAATTTCCACTGGCGGTATTCCTAATGATTTGTTCGAGCATTTCCTCTACAGTCTGTGCATGAATGCGAGGATTACTGCGCATGTGATTTTTTCCGGCGTGAATGATCACCACAAGTGCGAGGCGATCTTTAAGGCGTTTGGTGTTGCTTTAGGCGAGAGCCTTGCGGTTGTGCCGGGCCGTGATGATGTCCCGAGTACGAAAGGAACACTCTGA
- a CDS encoding MarC family protein has product MLEILTTILSAAITLFIILDPLLSVSMFINLTRGLSRTEILKQAGIATAVAGALMFAFLVFNDVIFSILGIELESFKVAGGIILFILGLQIVLGLEIGGKSAHEERAEQAKDGQLPAGVVRKSMAGVIIGTPIMCGPGTITTVMILGSQNGIILTALAIALSLLFIWLVLAFSSKITAVLGETVIVILSKIVGLLLTAIAVHTIWTGVVGLMQLSMAGM; this is encoded by the coding sequence ATGCTTGAGATACTCACCACCATCCTTTCAGCGGCAATCACGCTGTTCATCATTCTTGATCCTCTGCTCTCGGTCTCAATGTTCATCAATCTCACCCGTGGACTTTCAAGAACCGAAATTCTCAAGCAGGCAGGTATCGCAACAGCAGTAGCAGGAGCGCTGATGTTTGCGTTCCTTGTCTTCAACGACGTAATCTTCTCCATACTCGGCATTGAACTTGAGAGTTTCAAAGTTGCCGGTGGTATCATCCTCTTCATTCTCGGTCTTCAGATTGTGCTGGGCCTTGAGATCGGCGGAAAGTCCGCACATGAGGAGCGTGCCGAGCAGGCAAAGGACGGTCAGCTCCCGGCCGGAGTCGTCCGCAAATCAATGGCAGGTGTCATTATCGGGACGCCCATTATGTGCGGTCCAGGAACCATCACGACCGTGATGATCCTCGGCTCCCAGAACGGAATTATTCTGACAGCTCTTGCGATCGCCCTCTCTCTCCTCTTCATCTGGCTGGTGCTTGCGTTCTCCTCAAAGATAACCGCAGTACTCGGGGAAACCGTTATCGTGATTCTTTCAAAGATCGTTGGTCTGCTCCTCACGGCAATTGCCGTTCACACCATCTGGACCGGTGTGGTCGGATTAATGCAGCTGAGCATGGCAGGGATGTGA
- a CDS encoding NusA-like transcription termination signal-binding factor, with product MSEITISEDAMRMIAQFENLTGAGARDCVVDDKFGRILFVINPGEMGLAIGKKGASIKKASDAFGKKVEVVEYNADKVQFIRNCFLPVQVSTVTFEDDEDGEIAYVEVNDEDRGLAIGKEGRNIIKAKKLAFRQFDINNVELKQDEEESFDDEDEEQ from the coding sequence ATGAGCGAAATAACAATTTCCGAAGATGCGATGCGTATGATTGCACAGTTTGAAAACCTGACCGGTGCAGGTGCACGTGACTGTGTGGTTGACGACAAATTCGGTCGTATTCTCTTCGTCATCAACCCCGGAGAGATGGGCCTTGCAATCGGAAAGAAAGGTGCCAGCATCAAAAAGGCATCCGACGCTTTCGGCAAAAAGGTTGAAGTCGTTGAGTACAACGCAGACAAAGTTCAGTTCATTCGCAACTGCTTCCTGCCGGTGCAGGTCAGCACCGTCACCTTCGAGGATGATGAAGACGGCGAGATCGCATACGTTGAAGTCAACGACGAAGACCGCGGTCTTGCAATCGGAAAGGAAGGCAGAAACATCATCAAAGCAAAAAAACTCGCATTCCGCCAGTTTGACATCAACAATGTTGAGCTCAAACAGGATGAAGAAGAGAGCTTTGACGACGAAGACGAAGAGCAGTAA
- the hisG gene encoding ATP phosphoribosyltransferase, producing the protein MSSSSKIRLAIPNKGRIAEPINDLMDRSGIHIQMSASRQLIAKTVDPQIEVLFVRPIDIPEYVAKGVADIGITGVDMVAERGSDVSVMLDLKFGSARLVLAVPEKSPVQSVEDLSGLRIATEFPGICRRYFADAGVDVTLIEVSGACEAAPQLGVADAIVDLTSSGTTLEINKLRIVDEIISSTTNVIANHESLATKHEKIEEILLAFESVIAAKGQCYLMLNVDKSRLDDVRSLIPGLGGPTIMDIAGSGAVAVHAVVPHVRVYQLINQLKHAGARDVLVLDITRMVR; encoded by the coding sequence ATGTCATCGTCATCCAAAATCCGGCTTGCCATCCCGAACAAGGGACGGATCGCCGAGCCGATCAATGATCTGATGGACAGGTCCGGCATTCATATTCAGATGAGTGCATCCCGGCAGCTGATCGCAAAGACGGTTGATCCGCAGATTGAGGTGCTGTTTGTCAGGCCGATTGATATCCCTGAGTATGTGGCGAAGGGTGTTGCCGATATCGGTATCACCGGCGTTGATATGGTTGCCGAACGCGGGTCTGATGTTTCGGTTATGCTGGATCTGAAGTTCGGGTCCGCACGGCTGGTGCTGGCTGTGCCGGAGAAGTCTCCGGTGCAGTCAGTTGAGGACCTCTCAGGTCTCCGCATTGCAACCGAGTTCCCCGGCATCTGTCGGAGATACTTTGCGGACGCGGGCGTTGATGTGACGCTGATTGAGGTCAGCGGTGCATGCGAAGCTGCTCCGCAGCTTGGTGTTGCGGACGCGATTGTGGATCTGACCTCGTCAGGGACGACTCTTGAGATCAATAAGCTTCGGATTGTTGATGAGATCATCAGCAGTACGACGAATGTTATTGCGAATCATGAGTCGCTCGCGACAAAGCATGAGAAGATCGAGGAGATTCTTCTTGCGTTTGAGAGCGTGATTGCGGCAAAGGGTCAGTGTTATCTGATGCTGAATGTGGATAAGTCCAGGCTTGATGATGTGCGGAGTTTAATTCCGGGTCTCGGTGGTCCGACGATTATGGATATTGCGGGTTCCGGTGCGGTCGCTGTGCATGCGGTTGTTCCGCATGTGCGTGTGTATCAGCTGATCAATCAGCTGAAGCATGCGGGCGCCCGCGATGTTCTGGTTCTTGATATTACGAGGATGGTGCGGTAG
- a CDS encoding AMP-binding protein, producing the protein MKETQDLPQIGGNIGDYDETYRTFSIDVPKHYNFAFDVVDSWAKRDRNHLAMIWVNQAGMEKKFTFWDMMIHSNEAANILMKFGIQKGDRVLLMLPRVPEWWFLVLGIMKLGAVFCPSPHMLTVKDIAYRTKVGNFKMVITDSENMAKVDEVAAECPHLQLRMIVDDNPGERLQTPWIGYQNELLYPAPVTTSLVSSAGRRIHAADPMLIYFTSGTTKDPKMVLHDYGHPLGQTVTAKFWHDLTEYDVHFTVSDTGWAKCGWGKIYGQWICGACIFVYDYRAKFHATELLPLIERYGITSFCAPPTIYRMLIIADLKKFSFKELRTCTSAGEPLNPEVIRIWKEGTGLTIREGYGQTETCCCIATMPGMEVKQGSMGKPVPGWHMQLHDDEGGEVPQGETGRIAISLNPRPAGLIREYVDNPEENASMFVNGWYYTGDKAYLDDDGYFWFVGRNDDVIKSSGYRISPFEVESTLLEHPSVKESAVVGSPDSIRGMVIKAFIVLHEGYKPSEKLVKDIQDYVKRTTAPYKYPRLIEFVPELPKTISGKIKRAELRNQEMKRFEEENGDS; encoded by the coding sequence ATGAAAGAAACGCAGGACCTCCCACAGATTGGGGGAAATATTGGCGATTATGACGAAACGTACCGGACGTTTTCGATCGATGTGCCAAAACACTACAACTTCGCGTTTGACGTGGTCGACTCCTGGGCAAAGAGGGATCGCAACCATCTGGCAATGATCTGGGTGAACCAGGCAGGGATGGAGAAGAAGTTCACCTTCTGGGACATGATGATCCACTCAAACGAAGCAGCAAACATTCTGATGAAGTTCGGGATTCAGAAAGGAGACCGGGTTCTTCTGATGCTGCCGCGTGTTCCTGAGTGGTGGTTTTTGGTCCTCGGTATTATGAAACTCGGAGCGGTTTTCTGCCCGTCCCCCCACATGCTGACGGTGAAGGATATTGCGTACCGGACGAAGGTCGGCAACTTCAAGATGGTCATCACCGACAGCGAGAATATGGCGAAGGTTGATGAGGTTGCAGCAGAGTGCCCGCATCTCCAGCTCCGCATGATTGTGGATGACAACCCGGGCGAGCGTCTGCAGACGCCATGGATCGGCTACCAGAATGAGCTGCTCTATCCGGCTCCGGTCACAACCAGCCTGGTCAGCAGTGCTGGCCGCAGAATCCATGCAGCAGACCCGATGCTGATCTACTTCACCTCCGGCACTACGAAGGATCCGAAGATGGTGCTGCATGACTACGGCCACCCGCTCGGCCAGACTGTTACTGCCAAATTCTGGCATGATTTGACCGAGTATGATGTACACTTTACGGTCTCAGACACGGGATGGGCAAAGTGCGGCTGGGGTAAGATCTATGGTCAGTGGATCTGCGGAGCCTGTATTTTTGTCTACGACTACCGTGCGAAGTTCCATGCGACAGAGCTTCTGCCGCTTATTGAGCGCTACGGCATTACGTCGTTTTGTGCGCCGCCGACGATTTACCGGATGCTGATCATTGCGGATCTGAAGAAGTTCTCGTTCAAAGAGCTTCGGACCTGTACGAGTGCAGGCGAACCGTTAAACCCTGAGGTTATCCGCATCTGGAAGGAAGGAACGGGTCTTACTATCCGCGAGGGATATGGTCAGACTGAGACCTGCTGCTGTATTGCAACGATGCCCGGCATGGAAGTCAAGCAGGGCTCGATGGGTAAGCCGGTTCCGGGCTGGCACATGCAGCTACATGATGATGAGGGGGGGGAGGTTCCGCAAGGCGAGACCGGAAGAATTGCAATCTCGTTGAACCCGAGACCCGCAGGTCTGATCCGCGAGTATGTGGACAATCCTGAGGAGAATGCGTCGATGTTTGTGAACGGCTGGTACTACACCGGTGACAAGGCATATCTTGATGATGACGGCTACTTCTGGTTTGTCGGCAGGAATGATGATGTGATCAAGAGTTCAGGCTACCGGATCAGTCCGTTCGAGGTTGAGTCCACGCTTCTTGAACACCCGTCGGTGAAGGAGAGTGCTGTGGTCGGCAGCCCAGACTCTATCCGCGGTATGGTGATTAAGGCGTTCATTGTTCTGCACGAGGGGTACAAGCCCTCGGAAAAACTGGTGAAGGATATTCAGGATTATGTGAAACGAACAACCGCACCATACAAATATCCACGGCTGATCGAGTTTGTTCCTGAACTTCCAAAGACGATCTCCGGTAAGATCAAACGTGCTGAGCTGCGCAATCAGGAGATGAAGCGGTTCGAGGAAGAGAACGGCGACAGCTGA